The Gammaproteobacteria bacterium DNA segment TTGAAGACGGCGTTCTGGCCGGGCGCCACGGTATGGCTCGGCGAGAGCAGGCCGATCATGTACTGAGCGTCGTCGCCTTTGCCCAGCACGCGGGTGTAATACTTTTCCTTGGCGTCCTGCGCGGGAACCCACGCGGACAGGAAGTAGTGCTGCAGCATCGCGATCCAGCCGCCGGTCAGGGTCTTGTCCAGCGGATTCTCCTGCATCTTGTCGAAGGCCAGCTTTTCGTAACGCCCGTCTTCGTAATAGGCCGCGCCGGTGAAGCTGTAGGTATGCGGCTGGGTGAAGGAATGGTGCGTCACCACCTCGCCGTGGCGCAGCTGACGGTACTGGCGGCCGCTCCAGGTCCTGCCGCTGCCGTTATGGACCTGGGTATCCAGCTTGATGAGGAACTTGTCGCGCTCAAAGATATAGGTTTTGGTCACCACCATGCCGTCGGCGTTACGCCAGGTCAGGGGGACGCGCAGCTCGTTCTGCCCGGGCGCCAGCTCATAGTTCAGCTTTTGCGCCTGGAACACGGCGTGATGATTCGGCACGGTCAGACCGTTGCCTTTCCCCTGGTCGCTGATCAGTCCGCTCTGGGCCACATAGGCGCGGCCGGCTTCGTGCAGCACGACGAACGGCACGTCGGGCTGCTCGACGGAAACGGGGTAGGTCGGCAGCTGCGCCTTGATCAGCGTCCCGCCCCGGGTGCTGATCTCCACATCGAGCAGGTCGGTACGCACATGGATAATCTGGCCCTCGGCCGGCACGCTCGCCGTTGCCGGCTTGGGCTTGGCCGGCGTGGTCTCGTCAGCCGGTGGCATGTCGGCTGTGGAAGGGCCCGGCACCTCACCGGGCTTCGCCGCCGGGGTTGCGGGCGCCGCGGTTGTTTGTTCGGTGCTGGCCTTGGCCGGCGCCTGTTTCTGCAGGTGGTCGGTCTGCCAGGTCTGCCAGATGAAGAACAGCAAAAAGG contains these protein-coding regions:
- the yidC gene encoding membrane protein insertase YidC, with protein sequence MDNQRPILYLALAFLLFFIWQTWQTDHLQKQAPAKASTEQTTAAPATPAAKPGEVPGPSTADMPPADETTPAKPKPATASVPAEGQIIHVRTDLLDVEISTRGGTLIKAQLPTYPVSVEQPDVPFVVLHEAGRAYVAQSGLISDQGKGNGLTVPNHHAVFQAQKLNYELAPGQNELRVPLTWRNADGMVVTKTYIFERDKFLIKLDTQVHNGSGRTWSGRQYRQLRHGEVVTHHSFTQPHTYSFTGAAYYEDGRYEKLAFDKMQENPLDKTLTGGWIAMLQHYFLSAWVPAQDAKEKYYTRVLGKGDDAQYMIGLLSPSHTVAPGQNAVFKAELYVGPKVQKRLEAIAPGLELTNDYGIFTFLAKPIFWLMVHIHKIVGNWGWSIILLTVLIKLAFFKLSATSYRSMARMRAMQPKIAAIKERLGDDRSALGQATMELYKKEKINPLGGCLPIVVQIPVFIALYWVLLESVELRQAPFMFWINDLSVKDPYYVLPVIMGVTMFLQQRLNPPQIDPMQQKIMMIMPVAFTFFFAFFPSGLVLYWLTNNILSIAQQWVITRKIERDMELKRR